A portion of the Thunnus albacares chromosome 5, fThuAlb1.1, whole genome shotgun sequence genome contains these proteins:
- the LOC122981783 gene encoding polymeric immunoglobulin receptor-like codes for MIFCIRIKLRMNIRHVLFFCFLSALQDGNTGLVNAINLFAGAEGGRGSIICYLTSSGSTKFFCKGECKEEDILIKTDDVTAQSGRYNIRYEDGSSGRRTVTVTFTQLTKSDSGRYRCGLGGSSVPDSYTDFDITVIDAATLGQNTSFSRAETVGGSVTQGCSNTVYGSRKFFCKDECKKEEDILVETEENRAQNGRYNIEYREGSLFGLYVTFTQLKKSDTGRYSCGYGRALSPDSSYTFQIIVVYDSYVPQPSYFLPPAIIVPVVVVLLAVVLLLLYKLKTRRNSGLNTRGTSDSRNMVVNFYNNLSVSNEKRPSVSNENRPPVSSCEDNIYQSLDPDSSDPDQNYSALAANK; via the exons atgattttctgcatCAGGATCAAACTCAGAATGAATATCCgccatgttctgttcttctgctTCTTATCAG CACTGCAGGATGGAAACACTGGACTCGTCAATGCAATAAACCTTTTTgctggagctgaaggaggaCGTGGTTCAATTATTTGCTACTTGACTTCATCTGGAAGCACCAAGTTCTTCTGTAAAGGAGAatgtaaagaagaagacattctcattaaaacagatgatgtcacagctcaGAGTGGCAGATACAACATCAGATATGAAGACGGATCTTCTGGAAGAAGAACTGTGACTGTGACCTTCACACAGCTGACCAAGTCAGACTCAGGACGGTACAGATGTGGTTTGGGTGGATCTTCGGTCCCAGATTCTTACACTGACTTTGACATCACAGTTATAGATG CGGCAACGTTGGGTCAAAACACCAGTTTCTCCCGTGCAGAAACTGTGGGAGGAAGTGTCACACAAGGATGCAGCAATACTGTCTATGGAAGCAGGAAGTTCTTCTGTAAggatgaatgtaaaaaagaagaagacatcctggttgaaacagaagagaacagagctCAGAATGGCAGATACAACATTGAATATAGAGAAGGATCTCTATTTGGACTCTATGTGACCTTCACACAGCTgaagaagtcagacacaggacgGTACAGCTGTGGTTACGGCAGAGCTTTGTCTCCAGATTCATCCTACACGTTCCAGATCATTGTTGTATATG ACTCCTATGTCCCTCAACCAAGTTACTTCTTGCCTCCGGCTATAATCGTGCCTGTGgttgttgtgctgttggctgttgttctgctgctcctctacaAACTGAAGACGAGGAGGAACTCTGGTTTGAACACCAGAGGAACctcagacagcagaaacatggtggtgaatTTCTATAACAAT ttatctgTCAGCAATGAGAAGCGTCCTTCTGTCAGCAATGAGAACCGTCCTCCAGTCTCCTCGTGTGAAGACAACATCTACCAGAGCCTGGATCCAGACAGCAGCGATCCGGACCAAAACTACTCTGCACTCGCAGCAAACAAATGA